GTATGAAGCAGATTGGGTACAGACGGCTTTGTTCCGAACTGAAGAAGGCGCGGTGTTCAGGTTGACAAATTCGTTTCAGAATGTGCATGGGATGAGCCATTTTTTGAGTTTTTATGGCGATGAGGGTTCTTTCGAGACGGGGCGATTTCGCGAAGCGCGAACGGTGTGTTATTATTCGGTGGGGAATAAGGAGCAGGTGACGCGCGAAGAATGCCACCATCCCGAGTTGTCCCAGTTTTCGGACGCGCTCGGTGCAGGGCACGGCAAAACGAGTATGCTCATTGTTCTGGATTTTGTGCAGGCAGTTGCGAACGGATCGCCACCGCCGGTAGATTTGATGCAGGCGCTGGATATGACACTGCCCGGTATTGTGGGGTTGCAGGCGGTGCGCGAAGATGGATGGGTGTCTGTTCCCGATCCGCGGTCGTGGCTTTAGCTCTGTCTGAGGATGGTGGGACTTTATGGCTGGCAATATTCTCGACAAGATTGTGGCGTATAAACGCAGGTTTCTCGCCGGGTGTGTGGGACAGAAGCCGTTTGAAGAGATGGCGCAGTTGGCCGAAGATGCGCCAGAGCCGCCTTCTTTTTTTGATGGGCTGGTGGATGGGGATGATATTGCTGTGATCGCCGAGGTGAAAAAGGCGTCGCCCTCTAAGGGCGTGATCCGCGGGGATTTTGACGCGGTGGATATTGCGAAAATTTATGTGGAGAATGGGGCTTCGGCGCTTTCGGTATTGACGGATGAGAAATTTTTTCAGGGGTCGGCGGATTATTTGGCTCAGATTTCAATGGTTGTCGATCGGCCCATTTTGCGAAAGGATTTCACGATTGATCCCTATCAGATTTACGAGGCGCGCGCGATTGGGGCTTCGGCTGTGTTGTTGATTGTGTCGATTTTAACGCCTCGAGAATTGTCCTCATTTATAGCGACGAGCCGTGCGCTGGGTCTGGATGCGCTGGTGGAAGTGCACGAGAGAGAAGAACTGATGGTCGCGCTCGATGCTGGGGCAGAGATTGTTGGGATTAACAATCGGAATTTGAAGACTTTTGATACGTCTCTGGGTACGACTTATGGGTTGATCGATTATATTCCCGATGACGTGTTGAAGGTGAGTGAGAGCGGTATTTATACGCGCGAAGATGTTGTCGCGCTTCGAGATGCGGGCGCAGATGCCGTGCTGGTGGGCGAGAGTTTGATGCGCGAACCGGATATTGCCGCCAGGTTGCAGGAGTTGATAGGGCATGCGAGCTAAAATTTGCGGTGTTACAAATCGGGATGATGCGTTGTGTGCGGTTGATCACGGTGCAGATGCCCTGGGGTTTAATTTTTACGAGAAGAGCCTTCGCTATATCGCGCCCGAGAAAGCCGGAGAAATTGTTTTTGATTTGCCGCCATTTGTGACTCCCGTAGGGGTGTTTGTGAATGCATCGGAACGAGAGATTGACGTTGCCGTGAAGTTGGCGGGGCTTCGGGCGATTCAATTGCACGGGGATGAGCCTCCCGAAGCATGTCTGGGGCATGCGGTGCCGGTGATTCGCGCGCTTCGCGTAGGACGCGATTTTGATGTGCAGACGATGGGGTCGTATCTGGTCAATACATTCTTATTGGATACAGAGAGAGCGGGTTTTTATGGTGGTACGGGGGAGACATTTGACTGGACAAAGGCGGTGGAGGCAAAAGAGTATGGGCGCATTATTCTTGCCGGTGGGTTAAATCCGGATAATGTTCAGGAGGCGATTGAACGAGTTGGTCCCTATGCGGTGGATACGAGTAGTGGCGTAGAAGTCGAGCCGGGGAAGAAGGATCACAAAAAAGTGAAGGATTTTTTGGCGCGCGCAAAGGCGTGATATGAATATGGAGATAAAAACGTGGATGTGTTAGACGATTTGGCATTTCGTGGCTATATTTTTCAGATGACAGATGAGGATAAGCTCCGCAGGCGTTTGGCAGAGGGGCAGATGACATTGTATTGTGGATTTGACCCCACTGCCGATAGCCTGCACGCGGGCAGTCTGGTTCCCATTATGGGATTGCGTCGCTTTCAAGATGCGGGGCACAAGCCCATTGCACTCGTGGGCGGGGGCACGGGATTGATTGGCGATCCGAGTGGGAAAGCAGAAGAGCGGCAGTTGAATTCACTGGAGGTAGTGCAGGCATATACGGAGTGCCAGCGCGCGCAATTGGAAAAGTATCTGGATTTTGAGACCAGGGACAATCCGGCGCTGATGGTGAGCAATTATACCTGGCTTTCGGAGTTGCGTACGATTGAATTTTTGCGCGATGTGGGCAAACACTTTTCAATGGGATATATGCTGGGCAAAGAGTCGGTGTCGTCGCGTCTTTCAACCGGGATTTCGTTTACCGAATTTAGTTATATGGTTTTGCAGGCGTATGATTTTATGGAATTGAACAGAAAGTATGGCTGTGAGCTTCAGATCGGGGGTAGCGATCAGTGGGGCAATATTACGGCGGGCATAGAGTTGTGTCGGCGCATGCTCAATAAGACGGTGTATGGGTTGACTTTCCCTTTGCTGGAAAAGTCGGATGGGACGAAGTTTGGCAAGACCGAGACGGGTACGTTATGGCTCGATCCCGAGAAGACATCGCCCTATCAATTTTATCAGTTTTGGGTGAATGCAGCGGATCGCGATGTGGTGAAATTTTTGAAGTTGTTCACTTTTTTGAGCCGCGAACGCATAGAGGAATTGGAACGAGAGGTGGAGGCGCGACCCGAGAAGCGCGAGGCGCAGCGCGTGCTGGCCGAAGAGGTGACGACTTTTATCCACGGCGCAGGCGCAAAGGATCGCGCCGTGCATATTTCCGAGGCGCTGTTTTACGGCAATTTGCGGGATTTGAATGAACAGGAGATTGCAGAAGGATTTAGCGATGTGCCGTCTTACGCGCTCAAAGGAGTTGACGAAGTGGGCTTGATCGATTTGCTCGTGGATGCGCGAATTTCTTCGTCCAGACGACAGGCGCGCGAAGATATCAGGACCGGTGCTA
This DNA window, taken from Gemmatimonadota bacterium, encodes the following:
- the tyrS gene encoding tyrosine--tRNA ligase translates to MDVLDDLAFRGYIFQMTDEDKLRRRLAEGQMTLYCGFDPTADSLHAGSLVPIMGLRRFQDAGHKPIALVGGGTGLIGDPSGKAEERQLNSLEVVQAYTECQRAQLEKYLDFETRDNPALMVSNYTWLSELRTIEFLRDVGKHFSMGYMLGKESVSSRLSTGISFTEFSYMVLQAYDFMELNRKYGCELQIGGSDQWGNITAGIELCRRMLNKTVYGLTFPLLEKSDGTKFGKTETGTLWLDPEKTSPYQFYQFWVNAADRDVVKFLKLFTFLSRERIEELEREVEARPEKREAQRVLAEEVTTFIHGAGAKDRAVHISEALFYGNLRDLNEQEIAEGFSDVPSYALKGVDEVGLIDLLVDARISSSRRQAREDIRTGAIYINGERCTDVSHVLKPSERLAGKYLVMRRGKRRYFLVRWLA
- a CDS encoding phosphoribosylanthranilate isomerase produces the protein MRAKICGVTNRDDALCAVDHGADALGFNFYEKSLRYIAPEKAGEIVFDLPPFVTPVGVFVNASEREIDVAVKLAGLRAIQLHGDEPPEACLGHAVPVIRALRVGRDFDVQTMGSYLVNTFLLDTERAGFYGGTGETFDWTKAVEAKEYGRIILAGGLNPDNVQEAIERVGPYAVDTSSGVEVEPGKKDHKKVKDFLARAKA
- the trpC gene encoding indole-3-glycerol phosphate synthase TrpC; translation: MAGNILDKIVAYKRRFLAGCVGQKPFEEMAQLAEDAPEPPSFFDGLVDGDDIAVIAEVKKASPSKGVIRGDFDAVDIAKIYVENGASALSVLTDEKFFQGSADYLAQISMVVDRPILRKDFTIDPYQIYEARAIGASAVLLIVSILTPRELSSFIATSRALGLDALVEVHEREELMVALDAGAEIVGINNRNLKTFDTSLGTTYGLIDYIPDDVLKVSESGIYTREDVVALRDAGADAVLVGESLMREPDIAARLQELIGHAS